A single region of the Buchnera aphidicola (Microlophium carnosum) genome encodes:
- the rpmC gene encoding 50S ribosomal protein L29: MKEIVEFRKKNKKDLYIELLQLLREQFNLRMQSVSGKLKQPHLLRTVRRNIAQVKTLLDEKEKVK; this comes from the coding sequence ATGAAGGAAATAGTAGAATTTAGAAAAAAAAATAAAAAAGATCTTTACATTGAACTTTTACAATTATTGCGAGAACAATTTAATCTTCGTATGCAATCTGTTTCTGGAAAGTTAAAACAGCCTCATTTACTACGAACAGTGCGACGAAATATTGCACAAGTAAAGACTTTGTTAGATGAAAAGGAAAAAGTAAAATAA